In Oryzias latipes chromosome 19, ASM223467v1, the genomic stretch CGCCGGCATGGCCTTCTCCCACGGGAAGTTGCCGGTCAGCATACAGAACAGCAGCACCCCGAAGGCCCACACATCCGTGCTGTAGTCCACACAGAAGCCCTCGTGGCGGGAAACATCGCACAGCTCGGGGGCCGTGTAGGGGATGGTGCCACTCACCTGCAGAGAAACCCGGGAGGTTACGGCGGCAGGACAGGCCGCACGCCGCGAGGCCACAAACCTCAAAGGTACTCACTCTCTTCACGGGCGAGCCGGCGCGGCGGGTCATTCCAAAATCCGACAGCTTGACTTTTCGGCACTCTCTGTCAAAAATGAGGACGTTCTCCGGCTTGATGTCCCGGTGGACCAGCTTCCTGCAGTGAAGGTAATCCAGAGCGATGGCGACCTGGTGAACGCAGCGCTTTGCTATGGCCTCAGGTAGACCCACCTGCAGAACAGACAGAGGAAGAGTTGTCTGAAGCAGTCGGTGTGGACATACTAAGAGCTACACGcgtgtgtcatcagcataagcCACAGCTGCATGTGTACCTGAGGTGGGATGATGTCAAAGAGGTCTCCTGCCAGCGCGTACTCCTGTGCAAACACGTAGTACTCGTCGGTCTCGAAGGCGATGCCAAACATGTTTATGATGAAGGGGCAGGGCGACATGTAGAGCGAGATGCTGTACTCCCGCAGAAAAGACTTTAACTTGGTCGTCTTCTTCTTTAGAAACTTCAGAGCCATTTTGGTGcctttaaggaaaaaacaccagtTTCTCTTCAAACTTTAgtgttttctaaagaaaatactttaaaaagaagCAGTCATTGAAACATCTTTTCAAAGAACAGCTACTTGTTAGAGCTATTTGCAGATGTAACTAAAtatacacaaacacattcagcaTAAATACTCATTTGGTCTCTAAACAGCTTTTCTAATTCAGATGCGGAGTATGAAGTCTTCGGATTCCCTTTTCTGTGAGTTCATAACGCCAAAGGCTTCGCTCCTTCAGTCTCTTTGCTGTTCAGCATCATTCTGAATGTTCTAAGATCACACATGGACGAATGCACACGAGGACTTCAAACACCTCCAGGCTCCTGGAAGAGAAAGGTTTCAACACAGAAAGCCTCACCTCTCATCCTATGGATGACCAGGTCCACTTTTCCATACGTGCCCTTCCCCAGCTCTCTGATCACCTCGTAGTACTTGTTCACTTCCAGCCGCTCCAGGTTCTGGGCAGCAATCAGCTGCAGCTCGTCCAGGATGTCCATGTTGGCTCTGGAAACCAGCGGAGACGAGCTCATGTTGGCCGCAGCTTCAGGTGGACGGAGCAGACGGGGAACGTGGGGAACGGCGAGGAGCCGCTGCACAGAAACAAGTcaggcagagaaaaaaaca encodes the following:
- the LOC101172110 gene encoding serine/threonine-protein kinase SBK1, whose product is MSSSPLVSRANMDILDELQLIAAQNLERLEVNKYYEVIRELGKGTYGKVDLVIHRMRGTKMALKFLKKKTTKLKSFLREYSISLYMSPCPFIINMFGIAFETDEYYVFAQEYALAGDLFDIIPPQVGLPEAIAKRCVHQVAIALDYLHCRKLVHRDIKPENVLIFDRECRKVKLSDFGMTRRAGSPVKRVSGTIPYTAPELCDVSRHEGFCVDYSTDVWAFGVLLFCMLTGNFPWEKAMPADSFYQEFIRWQRRRTGAVPSQWRRFTEQALRMFRRLLSVEQDRRCSVKEVFSYFSHSWMLDAETDNNNGSTGSGGGDGGEKIDRGSGEQQGEVEGTSSASSSGEEDEELLVERMKQQTLASSSPTAAERGSSGAAKGGMKESGHHFVSVSTTSSVSSTNSYDRIPRETGSPGGRMLVATPIEICV